A genome region from bacterium includes the following:
- a CDS encoding GNAT family N-acetyltransferase, whose amino-acid sequence MAAEAAPEPLEDYLKELMADPGAIVLAGVWEDAVVGYSWARRIVRQDGSPIARIEELFVTPEARSVGVGESLFNALAQWAREEQLTAMDAFVLPGHREAKNFFETFKMTAHALIVHTRLEQDQEE is encoded by the coding sequence ATGGCCGCCGAAGCCGCTCCTGAGCCGCTGGAAGACTACCTGAAGGAGCTGATGGCCGACCCCGGGGCCATCGTGCTGGCCGGCGTCTGGGAGGATGCTGTGGTGGGGTACAGCTGGGCTCGTCGGATAGTCCGCCAAGACGGGTCGCCCATTGCCCGGATTGAGGAGTTGTTCGTCACCCCCGAGGCCCGGTCGGTGGGCGTGGGGGAGTCGCTGTTCAATGCCCTGGCTCAATGGGCCCGAGAGGAGCAGTTGACGGCGATGGACGCCTTTGTGCTGCCAGGTCACCGCGAGGCCAAGAACTTTTTCGAGACGTTCAAGATGACTGCTCACGCGCTGATCGTCCACACCCGCCTCGAACAAGACCAAGAGGAATGA